One genomic segment of Francisella persica ATCC VR-331 includes these proteins:
- a CDS encoding glutamine synthetase beta-grasp domain-containing protein, with product MKVITAEYIWVDGSDPVPHLRSKAKVLPFKEFENPDDFPEWSFDGSSTNQATGDNSDCILKPVNFVIDPLRDYGYLVLCEVYNPDGQTPHTSNNRAKLRALLDSAEDHQMWAGFEQEYTMFKDGRPLGWPTTGFPGPQGPYYCSAGANKAFGRDLVETHMQACLEAGILFYGINAEVMPGQWEFQIGYRGADNEDAGILNVADHTHIARWLLERLSEEYGITISFDNKPIKGDWNGAGLHTNFSTKKTRDPQDGRKAIEYIVKNLEKNHSIDIKNYGFNLHERLTGLHETCDINTFKVSDADRGSSIRIPRQVALKGYGYFEDRRPGANSDPYLVAIALATATIS from the coding sequence ATGAAAGTAATAACTGCAGAATACATATGGGTTGATGGTTCAGATCCTGTGCCTCATCTTAGATCTAAAGCAAAAGTTTTACCGTTTAAAGAATTTGAGAATCCAGATGACTTCCCAGAATGGAGTTTTGATGGTTCTTCAACAAACCAAGCTACAGGAGATAATTCAGATTGTATTCTTAAACCTGTTAACTTTGTAATTGATCCACTAAGAGACTATGGTTATTTAGTGTTATGTGAGGTTTATAACCCTGATGGACAAACTCCACACACGTCAAATAATCGTGCCAAGCTAAGAGCCCTTTTAGATAGTGCTGAAGATCATCAGATGTGGGCAGGCTTTGAGCAAGAATATACAATGTTTAAAGATGGTCGTCCATTAGGCTGGCCGACTACTGGTTTCCCAGGGCCTCAAGGACCTTACTACTGTAGTGCTGGCGCAAACAAAGCTTTTGGTCGTGACTTAGTTGAGACTCATATGCAGGCATGCCTAGAAGCAGGAATTTTATTCTATGGTATAAATGCCGAAGTTATGCCAGGGCAATGGGAGTTTCAAATTGGTTATAGAGGTGCAGATAATGAGGACGCTGGTATACTAAATGTCGCAGACCATACTCACATTGCTAGATGGTTATTAGAGAGACTCAGCGAAGAATATGGTATTACCATTTCATTTGATAATAAACCTATTAAAGGCGATTGGAATGGTGCTGGACTTCATACAAACTTCTCAACGAAGAAAACAAGAGATCCTCAAGATGGTAGGAAAGCTATTGAATATATAGTTAAAAACCTAGAGAAAAATCATAGTATCGATATCAAAAATTATGGTTTTAATCTTCATGAGCGCTTAACTGGACTTCATGAGACATGTGATATCAACACTTTCAAAGTTAGTGATGCTGATAGAGGCTCTTCTATTAGAATCCCAAGACAAGTAGCCTTAAAAGGTTATGGCTACTTTGAAGATAGAAGACCAGGAGCAAACTCAGATCCATATTTAGTGGCTATAGCTCTTGCAACAGCTACTATTAGTTAA
- the glsA gene encoding glutaminase A, with protein sequence MKTIMIKTTSSGKDYYKNIFNAICDKDNFMTKTDIIDILVESGISNDDHRITKLISKLDKLSDIEKIDFDTFQEITFENIGLIEKAVNKGFIIPNFNDFKKEIEAIYNETKKNETGRNANYIPQLARVDPNLFAVAFCSVDGQMITLGDYLQPYCVQSTAKTITYCIATEENGEDKVHQHVGREPSGITFNAIALNKYDLPHNPMINSGAIMMCSLIKPEWNLADRFEHITNVWQDLAGGEPIGFDNAVYHSEKETADRNYALAHFMKEVGAFPEGTNIHTALDFYFQTCSIQVNSKKMAKIMASIANGGICPFTSKKIFSPTTIRNCLSMMYSCGMYDFSGEYAFSVGLPAKSGVSGAIAIAIPNVGGFAIFSPRLDHNHNSVRGVEFSKRLVEKFSFHNYDHITHCDKINPVENRMTVESNLTFELILAASAGDLSEIKRAVALGVDINKGDYDKRTALHLAAAEGHEDIVKYLISKGANVNATDRWGKKPIDDAIMNNNTYVIELLDIA encoded by the coding sequence ATGAAAACAATAATGATTAAAACTACATCTAGCGGCAAAGATTATTATAAAAATATTTTTAATGCTATCTGTGATAAAGATAACTTTATGACAAAAACAGATATTATAGATATCTTAGTTGAGTCAGGTATTAGCAATGATGATCATCGCATCACTAAATTAATCAGCAAATTAGATAAGCTTTCTGATATTGAAAAGATTGATTTTGATACATTTCAAGAAATTACCTTTGAAAACATAGGTCTTATCGAAAAAGCTGTTAATAAAGGCTTTATAATTCCTAATTTTAATGATTTTAAAAAAGAAATCGAAGCCATATATAATGAAACTAAAAAAAATGAAACAGGTAGAAACGCAAACTATATTCCTCAACTAGCAAGGGTTGATCCTAATCTTTTTGCTGTGGCTTTTTGTAGTGTCGATGGTCAAATGATTACCTTAGGAGATTATCTACAACCATACTGTGTGCAGTCGACTGCAAAAACTATTACATACTGTATAGCTACTGAAGAAAATGGCGAAGATAAAGTTCACCAACATGTTGGTAGAGAACCAAGTGGTATTACTTTTAATGCTATAGCATTAAACAAGTACGACCTGCCTCATAACCCGATGATAAACTCTGGTGCTATCATGATGTGCTCACTAATCAAACCAGAGTGGAATCTTGCTGATAGATTTGAACACATTACTAATGTTTGGCAAGATCTAGCAGGTGGCGAACCTATCGGCTTTGATAACGCTGTATATCATTCAGAAAAAGAAACTGCAGATAGAAATTATGCTCTAGCTCATTTTATGAAAGAAGTAGGTGCTTTTCCAGAGGGTACAAATATCCACACTGCATTGGATTTCTACTTCCAAACTTGTTCTATCCAAGTTAACTCCAAAAAAATGGCAAAAATTATGGCATCTATAGCTAATGGTGGTATATGCCCTTTTACTAGCAAAAAAATATTTTCACCAACAACAATTCGTAACTGCTTATCAATGATGTATTCTTGTGGCATGTATGATTTTTCTGGTGAGTATGCTTTCTCTGTTGGCTTACCAGCAAAATCAGGAGTCTCTGGAGCTATAGCTATAGCTATTCCAAATGTTGGTGGTTTTGCAATTTTTTCTCCTCGCCTTGACCATAATCATAACTCTGTAAGAGGTGTTGAATTTAGTAAAAGACTAGTAGAGAAGTTTAGTTTCCATAACTATGATCATATAACTCATTGTGACAAAATAAATCCAGTTGAAAATAGAATGACTGTTGAGTCAAACTTAACATTTGAACTAATTTTGGCAGCAAGTGCTGGTGATTTATCAGAAATAAAAAGAGCCGTTGCCTTAGGTGTCGATATTAACAAAGGTGATTATGATAAAAGAACAGCACTTCACCTAGCTGCTGCTGAAGGCCATGAAGATATTGTTAAATATCTTATCAGCAAAGGTGCTAATGTTAATGCTACAGACAGATGGGGTAAAAAACCAATAGATGATGCTATAATGAATAATAATACTTATGTAATTGAACTGTTAGACATAGCCTAA
- a CDS encoding CPBP family glutamic-type intramembrane protease encodes MTSFVFAFIHITFTGIRFAVLAFIASLIYGAAYSKTKKI; translated from the coding sequence ATCACATCATTCGTATTTGCATTTATTCATATAACATTTACAGGAATTCGTTTTGCAGTACTAGCATTTATAGCTAGCCTTATATATGGTGCCGCATATTCTAAGACAAAAAAGATTTAA
- a CDS encoding TIGR00645 family protein has protein sequence MSKFINKILSIIEIFIFGIRWIQAPIYLLLSLVLFGFIYEIYHELHHLFTSFKSFNEDQLIILTLTLCDVVLVANLVVIVVISGYENFVSKMNLDKKSGGQPVWIKKLSPNAVKLKIAGSIIGISSISLLKKFLEVSQTNDRDLMWSAVIHIVFVVSALLIAFTSYIEGKSHKASYDDDH, from the coding sequence ATGAGTAAATTTATAAACAAAATATTATCAATAATTGAGATTTTTATATTTGGTATCCGTTGGATTCAGGCACCAATTTATCTACTTTTATCACTAGTTTTATTTGGTTTTATATACGAGATATATCATGAACTACATCACTTATTTACCTCTTTTAAAAGCTTTAACGAAGATCAGTTAATAATTCTTACTTTGACTCTCTGTGATGTTGTATTAGTAGCTAATCTTGTAGTAATAGTAGTAATTAGTGGTTATGAAAACTTTGTAAGCAAGATGAATCTAGATAAAAAAAGTGGTGGCCAACCAGTCTGGATTAAAAAGCTCTCACCTAATGCTGTTAAGTTAAAGATCGCCGGTTCAATTATTGGCATATCTTCTATTTCTTTACTAAAAAAATTCCTTGAAGTTTCTCAGACAAATGATAGAGATTTAATGTGGTCAGCTGTTATCCATATTGTCTTTGTGGTTTCTGCACTACTAATTGCTTTTACTTCATATATTGAGGGTAAATCCCATAAAGCTAGTTATGATGATGATCATTAG
- the lysS gene encoding lysine--tRNA ligase: MSSKLKDLIKTAIKEYLDANDITVKDAVRGKIRDQISEFLGEVSEINEQVKEQVVALAKKHVTELQESSQIALRKEKLKTLAKQNNGISHPNSFRRNAVATELQACYADKTKQELEELDNKQQYSLTGRVVLRRVMGKASFITLQDYTSRIQVYLKKSDLPEGQYETFKNLCDLGDIVGISGTMFKTNTGELSVEASHFEILTKAIRPLPDKFHGLADQEMRYRQRYVDLITNEKSREVFKVRSKVVSFIRNYFDKLDFMEVETPMMHVLQGGAAAKPFKTHHNALDMPLYLRIAPELYLKRLVVGGFERIYEINRNFRNEGVSSRHNPEFTMLEFYMAYADYNDLMDLTEDMLSKLVQEVIGSEVLEYGDYKINFSGKYERISMVDSIVKYNDDITKEDLATFKSAKKITEKLKIKVEAYHELGHLINEIFEETVEHKLIQPTFITDYPAVVSPLARRQDGNLEFTDRFEFFVGAREIANGFSELNDAEDQAERFRKQVEAAASGDDETMPYDKDYIRALEYGMPPTAGQGVGIDRLVMYLTNSQSIRDVILFPHMKPE; the protein is encoded by the coding sequence ATGAGCAGTAAATTAAAAGATTTAATAAAAACAGCGATAAAAGAGTATTTAGATGCTAATGATATAACAGTTAAAGATGCTGTTAGAGGCAAGATTAGAGATCAAATTAGTGAGTTTTTAGGTGAAGTAAGCGAGATAAATGAGCAGGTTAAAGAACAAGTTGTAGCACTTGCGAAAAAGCATGTAACAGAGTTGCAAGAAAGCTCACAAATCGCTTTAAGAAAAGAAAAGCTAAAAACTTTAGCTAAGCAAAATAATGGCATAAGCCATCCAAATAGTTTCCGAAGAAATGCTGTTGCTACAGAGTTACAAGCTTGCTATGCTGATAAGACTAAGCAAGAATTAGAAGAGCTAGATAACAAACAACAGTATAGTCTAACAGGTAGAGTAGTTCTACGCCGTGTCATGGGTAAGGCATCTTTTATAACACTACAAGATTACACCAGTAGAATCCAAGTTTATCTAAAAAAGAGTGACTTACCAGAAGGTCAATATGAAACTTTCAAAAATCTATGTGATTTAGGTGATATTGTAGGTATTTCAGGAACTATGTTTAAGACAAATACTGGTGAACTTTCTGTAGAAGCAAGTCATTTCGAGATCTTAACGAAGGCGATTCGTCCGCTACCAGATAAATTCCATGGTTTAGCAGATCAAGAGATGAGATATCGTCAGAGATATGTTGATTTAATTACAAATGAAAAATCGCGTGAAGTTTTTAAGGTGCGTTCAAAAGTTGTAAGTTTTATCCGTAACTACTTTGATAAATTGGATTTCATGGAGGTAGAGACACCAATGATGCATGTTTTACAAGGTGGTGCTGCCGCTAAGCCATTTAAGACACATCACAATGCTTTAGATATGCCATTGTATTTACGTATTGCTCCAGAACTTTATCTAAAAAGACTAGTTGTTGGTGGTTTTGAGCGTATTTATGAAATAAATCGTAATTTTAGAAACGAAGGGGTATCTTCGCGCCATAATCCAGAATTTACAATGCTAGAGTTCTATATGGCGTATGCTGATTATAACGATCTTATGGATCTAACAGAAGATATGCTTTCTAAGCTTGTACAAGAAGTTATTGGTAGTGAAGTACTTGAGTATGGAGACTATAAAATCAACTTTAGTGGTAAGTACGAGCGTATCTCAATGGTTGATTCAATTGTTAAATATAATGATGATATTACCAAAGAAGATTTAGCAACTTTTAAATCAGCTAAAAAGATTACTGAGAAACTAAAAATAAAAGTCGAGGCTTACCATGAGCTTGGACACCTAATAAATGAGATATTTGAAGAAACTGTTGAACATAAGCTTATTCAGCCAACGTTTATCACAGATTATCCAGCAGTAGTTTCACCACTAGCGCGTAGGCAAGATGGTAATCTAGAATTTACAGATAGATTTGAGTTCTTTGTCGGAGCGCGTGAAATTGCAAATGGTTTCTCTGAGCTTAATGATGCCGAGGATCAAGCAGAGCGCTTCAGAAAGCAAGTTGAAGCAGCTGCATCTGGTGATGATGAGACAATGCCGTATGATAAAGATTATATCCGTGCTCTAGAGTATGGTATGCCTCCTACAGCAGGTCAAGGAGTCGGTATTGATAGACTTGTGATGTATTTAACGAATTCACAATCTATTAGAGATGTGATTTTATTCCCGCATATGAAGCCAGAGTGA
- the prfB gene encoding peptide chain release factor 2 (programmed frameshift) — MESINYKLVLKDLMVRIKSLRDYLDYDAKKEKLTEVLMELEDGAIWDNPEYAQSLGKQKVELENVVNSCECISETLETLSELLELAEKDELLMQEIARDTQDVASEIEKLEFRRMFSGKMDANNAFLDIQSGSGGTEAQDWAEMLMRMYMRWADSHGFKVSINNVSDGDVAGIKGCTLKIDGEYAYGWLRTETGIHRLVRKSPFDSNSKRHTSFASVFISPEVDDDIDIEINPADLRVDTYRASGAGGQHVNKTDSAVRITHIPTNIVAQSQSDRSQHKNRDNAMKQLKSKLYEMELQKRNAEKNALEDLKADIGWGSQIRSYVLDQSRIKDLRTGVENTNTQAVLDGDLDKFIEASLKSDL, encoded by the exons ATGGAATCTATAAATTATAAGCTTGTGTTAAAAGATCTAATGGTACGTATTAAATCTTTACGGGACTACCTT GACTATGATGCTAAGAAAGAAAAGTTAACAGAAGTCCTAATGGAACTAGAAGATGGCGCTATTTGGGACAATCCAGAGTATGCACAAAGTTTAGGTAAACAAAAAGTTGAGCTAGAAAATGTTGTAAATAGTTGTGAGTGTATTTCAGAGACGTTGGAAACTCTTAGTGAGCTTTTAGAATTGGCAGAGAAGGATGAGTTACTAATGCAAGAAATTGCTCGAGATACACAAGATGTGGCTAGTGAGATTGAGAAGCTTGAGTTTCGTCGCATGTTTTCAGGTAAAATGGATGCTAATAACGCATTCTTGGATATTCAGTCGGGTTCTGGAGGTACAGAAGCACAAGATTGGGCAGAGATGCTAATGCGGATGTATATGCGTTGGGCAGATAGTCATGGTTTTAAGGTAAGTATTAATAATGTCTCGGATGGAGATGTTGCAGGTATAAAAGGATGTACGCTAAAAATAGATGGCGAATATGCTTATGGTTGGCTGCGTACCGAAACTGGTATTCATAGATTAGTGCGCAAATCACCTTTTGACTCAAACAGTAAGCGTCATACATCTTTTGCATCGGTATTTATCTCACCTGAGGTTGATGATGATATTGATATTGAAATAAATCCTGCTGATTTACGAGTTGATACTTATCGCGCATCAGGGGCTGGTGGTCAGCATGTCAATAAAACTGATTCAGCTGTGAGAATAACGCATATTCCAACAAATATTGTGGCACAAAGTCAAAGTGATAGGTCACAGCATAAAAACAGAGATAACGCGATGAAACAGCTTAAGTCAAAGCTATATGAGATGGAATTACAAAAGCGTAATGCTGAAAAGAATGCTCTTGAAGACTTAAAGGCTGATATTGGTTGGGGTAGTCAAATTCGTTCGTATGTGCTTGATCAGTCGCGTATTAAAGATCTAAGAACAGGAGTGGAAAACACCAATACTCAAGCAGTATTAGATGGTGATTTGGATAAGTTTATTGAGGCTAGCTTGAAAAGTGACTTGTAA